In Synechococcus sp. RS9909, one genomic interval encodes:
- a CDS encoding glycoside hydrolase family 13 protein codes for MGEVSAAPPAWVADAVVYQVFPDRFRRSGRVPIQESLALQPWGSDPRLQGFHGGDLYGVIEALDHLQGMGVTCLYLTPVFSSAANHRYHAYDYLEIDPLLGGDPAFEALIDALHARGMRLILDGVFNHCGRGFWPFHHLLENGAVSPYRHWFHVHHWPLRPYARVGESCGYSCWWNDPALPKFNHHHPAVQEYLLRVGRHWLERGIDGWRLDVPDEVPQPFWQRFRRMVKAVNGDAWIVGEIWGDARPWLQGDQFDGVMNYRMGWSSLSWAAAGELASDFDHPLYPLRPLDGPGLLEIWQQTLSWYRPEVRRAQLNLLDSHDVPRALHSLRGDRAALKLALVLLFLQPGAPCVYYGTEAGLAGGPEPGCREGVPWGEGWPQDLQVLLRDLAGLRHRYSALRDGVLRWRPLANDGLQAEADALLVVLNRSRHRALTLNADSGLIANGRAPHWQLGTWDPDERALGPQSVALFADGGSA; via the coding sequence ATGGGCGAGGTGTCGGCAGCGCCGCCGGCCTGGGTGGCGGATGCGGTGGTGTATCAGGTGTTTCCCGATCGGTTCCGTCGCAGTGGTCGGGTGCCGATTCAGGAGAGCCTCGCTCTCCAGCCCTGGGGCAGCGATCCCCGGTTGCAGGGCTTTCATGGCGGCGATCTCTATGGGGTGATCGAGGCTCTGGATCACCTGCAGGGCATGGGCGTGACCTGTCTGTATCTGACGCCCGTGTTCAGCTCAGCGGCCAATCACCGCTATCACGCCTACGACTACCTGGAGATCGATCCCCTACTCGGTGGTGATCCAGCCTTCGAGGCCTTGATCGATGCCCTGCATGCCCGCGGCATGCGCCTGATCCTCGATGGGGTGTTCAACCATTGCGGGCGGGGGTTCTGGCCGTTCCACCACCTGCTCGAAAACGGTGCGGTGTCGCCCTATCGCCACTGGTTCCATGTGCACCACTGGCCGTTGCGTCCCTACGCCCGTGTCGGGGAGTCCTGTGGGTACAGCTGTTGGTGGAACGATCCGGCCCTGCCCAAGTTCAACCACCACCACCCCGCCGTTCAGGAGTATCTGCTGCGGGTGGGGCGTCACTGGCTGGAACGGGGCATCGACGGCTGGCGGCTGGATGTGCCTGATGAGGTGCCGCAGCCCTTCTGGCAACGCTTCCGGCGGATGGTGAAGGCCGTGAACGGCGATGCCTGGATCGTCGGTGAGATCTGGGGCGACGCCAGGCCCTGGTTGCAGGGGGATCAGTTCGATGGCGTGATGAACTACCGGATGGGCTGGAGTTCCCTGAGCTGGGCTGCGGCGGGGGAGCTGGCGTCCGATTTTGACCACCCCCTTTACCCCCTGCGCCCCCTGGACGGCCCGGGGTTACTGGAGATCTGGCAGCAGACGCTGAGCTGGTACCGGCCTGAGGTGCGTCGCGCCCAGCTCAATCTGCTCGACAGTCATGACGTGCCCCGGGCGCTCCACAGCCTGCGGGGCGATCGGGCGGCCCTGAAGCTGGCCCTGGTGCTGCTGTTTCTGCAGCCGGGAGCTCCCTGCGTTTATTACGGCACGGAAGCCGGTCTGGCGGGTGGTCCGGAGCCCGGCTGCCGCGAGGGGGTTCCCTGGGGCGAGGGCTGGCCCCAGGACCTGCAAGTGTTGCTGCGCGATCTGGCCGGCTTGCGCCACCGTTATTCGGCCCTTCGCGATGGCGTGCTGCGCTGGCGCCCGCTGGCGAACGACGGCCTTCAGGCCGAGGCCGATGCACTTTTGGTGGTGCTCAATCGCAGTCGTCACCGTGCGTTGACGCTCAACGCAGACTCTGGCCTGATAGCGAACGGACGCGCCCCGCACTGGCAGCTGGGGACCTGGGACCCTGACGAGCGGGCACTGGGCCCCCAATCCGTCGCCTTGTTTGCGGACGGGGGGAGTGCCTGA
- a CDS encoding ATP-binding protein — MTTRKPRSLAGTLTRATGLQLILVAGSLSVLTYFLGRDSGIHQSEAQRANLTAVQVSERLSKKLSYPTIINELNESALASEPELLNNFDKLSQRFWRQLKSFPVDYINYGATDGTFLGIEKSQDNRYYHNEDSKRFGRGKMLVFSMDATGQRKQHLNTIPDMSTSHEEAWYVDTVKAGQPTWSRIYAWEDQPDTYSISYNAPVYDRTNTLIGVVGVDMIINKLSTWLQDAWTNNTGLALIVERNGDLVASSKPELTFIRSAAETRRRNLRNLPSPLARKLQEQFLADATTIQPGATRLVQLKGQPFLVKATPWGDHEGLDWILLTAIAATPEVTTLQRDLLITLLATLSALGFALVINQRLIRGLLTPLTALKQASQDTEAQIAALGDQPQPLHFQCQLQQESAREVWDLNQAIRAMIDAFNALTSQLRDKERQIIELFEQQRSRDEKALTQMSNKLRVSLEAASIAHEINQPISILRLTSEHLLQSLPTQPHDDRSAQLTSQLRLLNSQSQRIADISEKIRSLLRNTSSEQQSVDLKQVISNSVRYVQSNSPDVAHWLQIESIHAMPDGTALLQGDATQLQIALINLIRNAIEAIKSQHPPNPHPRVSLRLDQVNNTWQIDVEDNGPGIPQERLIEQPLTSSKQEGSGLGLFLVRSAMDNHGGALQIGNRQEGGVLARLILPFPSASDALPRAGD; from the coding sequence ATGACCACCAGGAAGCCGCGCTCACTGGCTGGCACGCTGACGCGCGCCACCGGGCTGCAACTGATTCTCGTGGCGGGCTCCCTGAGCGTGCTCACCTATTTCCTCGGGCGCGACAGCGGCATCCATCAGAGCGAAGCGCAACGCGCCAACCTCACAGCCGTGCAGGTTTCGGAACGCCTGAGCAAGAAACTGAGCTATCCCACGATCATCAATGAACTGAATGAATCCGCCCTGGCCAGCGAGCCTGAGCTGCTGAACAACTTCGACAAACTCAGCCAGCGCTTCTGGCGGCAATTAAAATCATTTCCGGTGGATTACATCAACTACGGTGCCACTGATGGCACCTTTCTCGGCATCGAGAAAAGCCAAGACAACCGCTATTACCACAACGAAGACAGCAAGCGCTTCGGCCGAGGCAAGATGCTCGTGTTCAGCATGGATGCAACCGGACAGCGCAAGCAACACCTCAACACCATCCCCGACATGAGCACCTCCCATGAAGAGGCCTGGTATGTCGACACCGTCAAAGCAGGACAACCCACCTGGAGTCGGATCTACGCCTGGGAAGATCAACCCGACACCTACTCGATCTCCTACAACGCGCCGGTCTACGACCGAACCAACACCCTGATCGGCGTGGTGGGTGTGGACATGATCATCAACAAACTCAGCACCTGGCTGCAGGACGCCTGGACCAACAACACAGGGCTGGCCCTGATCGTGGAACGCAACGGTGATCTGGTGGCCAGTTCCAAACCGGAACTCACCTTTATCCGCTCCGCAGCCGAAACGCGTCGACGCAACCTCCGCAACCTGCCCTCCCCCCTGGCCCGCAAGCTGCAGGAGCAGTTCCTGGCCGATGCCACAACGATCCAGCCCGGGGCCACACGACTCGTGCAGCTCAAGGGCCAGCCCTTTCTGGTCAAAGCCACACCCTGGGGGGATCATGAGGGGTTGGACTGGATACTGCTCACCGCCATCGCCGCCACCCCGGAGGTGACCACCCTGCAACGGGATCTGCTGATCACCCTGCTGGCCACCCTGTCGGCCCTGGGCTTCGCGCTCGTGATCAATCAGCGACTGATCCGAGGCTTGCTCACCCCACTCACGGCGCTCAAGCAGGCCAGTCAAGACACGGAAGCCCAGATTGCTGCGCTGGGTGATCAACCACAGCCGCTGCACTTCCAATGCCAACTGCAACAAGAGAGCGCCCGAGAGGTCTGGGATCTCAACCAGGCGATCCGGGCCATGATCGACGCCTTCAACGCTCTCACCAGCCAATTGCGTGACAAGGAAAGGCAGATCATTGAGCTGTTCGAGCAACAACGCAGCAGAGACGAAAAAGCGCTCACCCAGATGAGCAACAAATTGAGAGTGAGCCTGGAAGCCGCATCGATTGCCCACGAGATCAACCAGCCCATCAGCATTCTTCGGCTCACATCGGAGCACCTCCTGCAATCATTACCAACCCAGCCACATGACGACCGCTCCGCTCAACTCACCAGCCAGCTCAGACTGCTCAACAGCCAAAGCCAGCGCATTGCCGACATCAGCGAAAAAATTCGCTCCCTTTTGCGTAACACCAGCAGCGAGCAGCAAAGCGTTGATCTGAAGCAGGTGATCAGCAACAGCGTGCGCTACGTCCAATCCAACAGCCCCGACGTTGCGCACTGGCTCCAGATCGAGTCGATCCATGCCATGCCGGATGGCACGGCGTTGCTCCAGGGAGATGCCACCCAGTTACAGATCGCCCTGATCAATCTGATCAGAAATGCGATCGAAGCGATCAAGAGTCAACACCCCCCCAATCCCCATCCCAGGGTGAGCCTCCGCCTGGATCAGGTGAACAACACCTGGCAGATCGACGTGGAAGACAACGGCCCAGGCATTCCCCAGGAGCGCTTGATCGAGCAGCCGCTGACCAGCAGCAAACAGGAGGGCAGCGGTCTGGGCCTGTTCCTGGTGCGCAGTGCCATGGACAATCACGGCGGCGCGCTGCAGATCGGCAATCGACAGGAAGGCGGCGTGCTGGCCCGACTGATCCTGCCGTTCCCATCAGCCAGCGACGCCCTACCCAGAGCTGGGGATTGA
- a CDS encoding response regulator, whose protein sequence is MHCLVVEDERILLDLLGSVVESFSEISTVFKAQTIAAAEMISHGHGLDLALLDLQLPDGQGGDLARHLVERHTGIQLIVLSGAAEQFACPAELEPAVKAVINKASAFASLRQSLNAILQPAEQQLTQRQQEIYTLIGAGRSTKEIARQLGCSVATVETHRKAIARTLGLSGAELVKAAALATQRQAIQ, encoded by the coding sequence TTGCACTGCCTCGTGGTGGAAGACGAGCGCATCCTTCTGGATCTGCTCGGTTCGGTGGTCGAATCCTTCAGTGAAATCAGCACCGTGTTCAAGGCGCAGACCATCGCCGCCGCCGAAATGATCAGCCACGGCCATGGCCTCGATCTCGCCTTGCTCGACCTGCAACTCCCCGATGGCCAAGGCGGCGACCTCGCCCGCCACCTGGTGGAGCGCCATACCGGCATTCAGTTGATCGTGCTCTCCGGTGCCGCCGAACAGTTCGCCTGCCCGGCCGAGCTCGAGCCAGCGGTGAAAGCAGTGATCAACAAAGCCAGCGCCTTCGCCAGCCTGCGCCAGAGCTTGAACGCGATCCTGCAACCGGCCGAACAGCAGCTGACACAACGGCAACAGGAGATCTACACCCTGATCGGCGCTGGGCGAAGCACCAAGGAGATCGCGCGTCAGCTCGGATGCTCGGTTGCCACGGTGGAAACCCATCGCAAGGCGATTGCCCGCACCCTGGGCCTGAGCGGCGCCGAACTGGTCAAAGCAGCCGCCCTTGCCACCCAGCGACAAGCGATCCAATGA